From one Anguilla rostrata isolate EN2019 chromosome 12, ASM1855537v3, whole genome shotgun sequence genomic stretch:
- the LOC135237009 gene encoding histone H3.3A, translated as MARTKQTARKSTGGKAPRKQLATKAARKSAPSTGGVKKPHRYRPGTVALREIRRYQKSTELLIRKLPFQRLVREIAQDFKTDLRFQSAAIGALQEASEAYLVGLFEDTNLCAIHAKRVTIMPKDIQLARRIRGERA; from the exons ATGGCCCGTACCAAGCAGACCGCTCGTAAGTCAACTGGAGGCAAGGCCCCACGTAAGCAGCTGGCCACCAAGGCTGCCCGCAAGAGTGCGCCCTCTACTGGTGGAGTCAAGAAGCCCCATCGCTACAG gccCGGTACCGTGGCCCTGCGTGAGATCCGTCGGTACCAGAAGTCCACTGAGCTGCTGATCCGTAAGCTGCCTTTCCAGCGGCTGGTGAGGGAGATCGCCCAGGACTTCAAGACCGACCTGCGTTTCCAAAGCGCTGCCATCGGGGCCCTGCAG GAGGCCAGTGAGGCGTACCTGGTGGGGTTGTTTGAGGACACCAACCTGTGTGCCATCCATGCCAAGCGTGTCACCATCATGCCCAAAGACATCCAGCTGGCACGTCGCATTCGTGGGGAGCGTGCTTAA
- the LOC135237008 gene encoding histone H3.3A, translated as MARTKQTARKSTGGKAPRKQLATKAARKSAPSTGGVKKPHRYRPGTVALREIRRYQKSTELLIRKLPFQRLVREIAQDFKTDLRFQSAAIGALQEASEAYLVGLFEDTNLCAIHAKRVTIMPKDIQLARRIRGERA; from the exons ATGGCCCGTACCAAGCAGACCGCTCGTAAGTCAACTGGAGGCAAGGCCCCACGTAAGCAGCTGGCCACCAAGGCTGCCCGCAAGAGTGCGCCCTCTACTGGTGGAGTCAAGAAGCCCCATCGCTACAG gccCGGTACCGTGGCCCTGCGTGAGATCCGTCGGTACCAGAAGTCCACTGAGCTGCTGATCCGTAAGCTGCCCTTCCAGCGGCTGGTGAGGGAGATCGCCCAGGACTTCAAGACCGACCTGCGTTTCCAGAGCGCTGCCATCGGGGCCCTGCAG GAGGCCAGTGAGGCGTACCTGGTGGGGTTGTTCGAGGACACCAACCTGTGTGCCATCCATGCCAAGCGTGTCACCATCATGCCCAAAGACATCCAGCTGGCACGTCGCATTCGTGGGGAGCGTGCTTAA
- the nop53 gene encoding ribosome biogenesis protein NOP53, whose product MAAARRNKRVAATQSGFLKLNASLDHNELNTRRKRVNKNKKKNWNKHSDIQDVEEFLDDVRLQERSTGGLISEKPDDSLFFMDTGEHVKNIQKGGTEKKGRRSRPLRIDLILQHDSLVPPPKVADGMDHKCSPVLVFSSVLAHQQPNAKKLRRISQKAEQLAAKGVLPRRQKLLLRRKVAAGSKTKEQLPANNHPERPFYDLWTEPSEVTADPWFLEQTKKKLVKRPDKLNQKPSALPAVEVIAPGGSYNPEFFSHQALLLQAHEVEVKRQKEEQRVERQLAVPREDKATEETVFQEQVEGLLEEEEEEELEKEGEGPAEDKPAGQSASREKKTERQRKREKAEKEKEQRKRAEQALTGRRQQLFQLRSIGVELKKREQRTSERQAKRHARQEAQKSLPRRLGRLKFQAPDLEVQLSDEVPGSLRLLRPEGSVLKDRFKSLQKRNMIEPRERAKFKRKHKLKYVEKRAFKAIT is encoded by the exons ATGGCGGCGGCCAGGAGGAACAAACGCGTGGCGGCCACCCAGTCTGGCTTTTTAAAACTAAACGCAAGTCTTGACCATAATGAGTTGAATACACGGAGAAAGCGTgtcaacaaaaataagaaaaagaactgGAACAAGCACAGCGACATACAGGATGTTGAAGAGTTCCTGGACGATGTTAGACTACAAGAGAGATCCACAGG tggACTGATATCGGAGAAGCCAGATGACAGCTTGTTTTTTATGGACACCGGTGAACATGTAAAAAACATCCAGAAAG GTGGAACAGAGAAGAAAGGCAGAAGGTCCCGGCCCCTGAGGATAGACCTCATCCTTCAGCACGACTCCCTCGTTCCCCCGCCCAAA GTAGCAGATGGAATGGACCATAAATGTTCTCCTGTGCTTGTATTCTCCAGTGTTTTGGCTCACCAGCAGCCTAACGCAAAGAAACTCAGACGCATTTCCCAGAAGGCCGAGCAGCTGGCAGCCAAGGGGGTGCTGCCACGGAGACAGAAGCTACTTCTGAGACGGAAAGTGGCAGCAGGGTCAAAAACTAAAGAGCAGCTCCCAGCCAACAACCACCCAGAAAGACCCTTCTATGACCTGTGGACAGAGCCAA GTGAAGTGACTGCAGACCCCTGGTTCCTCGAACAGACCAAAAAGAAGCTTGTGAAG AGACCAGACAAGCTGAACCAGAAGCCGTCCGCATTGCCAGCTGTGGAAGTTATTGCACCAGGAGGCTCCTACAACCCTGAGTTCTTCTCCCACCAG gcactGCTGCTTCAGGCCCATGAGGTGGAGGTGAAGAGGCAGAAGGAAGAGCAGAGGGTGGAGCGGCAGCTGGCGGTCCCGCGGGAGGACAAGGCTACAGAG GAGACTGTGTTCCAGGAGCAGGTGGAAGGCCTGctggaagaagaggaggaggaggagcttgagaaggaaggggaggggcctgcgGAAGACAAACCAGCCGGTCAGAGTGCTTCtcgagagaaaaagacagagagacagcggAAGAGGGAAAAGGCAGAGAAGGAGAAG GAGCAGCGGAAGAGGGCGGAGCAGGCTTTGACGGGCAGGCGGCAGCAGCTCTTCCAGCTGCGCTCCATCGGGGTGGAGCTGAAGAAGAGGGAGCAGCGCACCTCGGAGAGGCAGGCCAAGCGCCACGCCCGCCAAGAGGCACAGAAGAGCCTCCCCCGCCGCCTCGGCCGGCTAAA gttccAGGCTCCTGATCTGGAGGTGCAGCTGAGTGATGAGGTCCCTGGCTCCCTGCGCTTGCTCCGG CCAGAGGGCAGCGTTCTCAAGGACCGCTTCAAGAGCCTGCAGAAGAGGAACATGATTGAACCCAGAGAAAGAGCCaa GTTCAAGAGGAAACACAAACTGAAGTATGTGGAGAAAAGAGCCTTCAAGGCCATCACCTGA